The following coding sequences lie in one Apium graveolens cultivar Ventura chromosome 1, ASM990537v1, whole genome shotgun sequence genomic window:
- the LOC141715635 gene encoding uncharacterized protein LOC141715635 — MATMVQPNIPKLTSINYGNWSIQMKVLLGSYDNWDIVESGYDEPTDAAAEAALSIAEKMILKETRKKDKKALYTIIQRVDESTFEKISNVKTAKDAWEILQKSFQGVEKVKKVRLQVLRGEFENIKMKASENIGEYITRLKTVTNEMKRNGESLDDVRVMEKLLRSLMRKFDYVVTSIEESKDLSTISIDELVGSLQAHEQRMNQYDDTSHLEKALQSKVSIGESSSSSSSDRGRGGFRGGYRG; from the coding sequence ATGGCGACGATGGTGCAACCAAATATTCCAAAATTGACGAGTATAAATTACGGGAACTGGAGTATTCAAATGAAGGTATTACTCGGTTCTTACGATAATTGGGATATTGTCGAAAGCGGGTATGACGAGCCCACAGATGCAGCCGCTGAAGCAGCCCTATCAATTGCTGAGAAGATGATTTTGAAAGAGACCCggaaaaaagataaaaaggcgTTATATACAATTATTCAAAGAGTTGACGAATCAACCTTTGAAAAAATTTCAAATGTAAAAACAGCAAAAGATGCGTGGGAGATTTTGCAGAAATCATTCCAAGGCGTGGAGAAAGTAAAAAAGGTGCGGCTCCAAGTTCTTCGTGGCGAGTTCGAAAATATTAAAATGAAGGCCTCAGAAAATATTGGTGAATATATTACTCGTTTAAAAACAGTGACAAATGAGAtgaagagaaatggagaaagtcTCGATGATGTTCGGGTCATGGAAAAATTACTCCGTTCGTTGATGAGAAAATTTGATTACGTGGTTACATCTATCGAGGAGTCAAAAGATTTGTCCACAATTTCCATTGATGAGCTAGTTGGTTCACTTCAAGCGCATGAGCAGCGgatgaaccagtatgatgatACAAGCCATTTAGAAAAGGCGTTGCAAAGTAAGGTGTCCATTGGTGAAAGTTCAAGCAGTAGCAGTTCTGATCGTGGAAGAGGTGGCTTTAGAGGTGGCTACCGTGGTTGA
- the LOC141715222 gene encoding uncharacterized protein LOC141715222, translating to MAFYRHSEVARSQFFSTCLQGTALRWYNNLPSRSIDSWTTLKTKFQMRFSSNYKGGKITASLIMMRQRPSESLRSYLGCFRQAISEITDLEEPLAVNYLAAGIDGSKHGILLEELIEKHPQHLHAAFQIVEHWMTLQEAMGSIRSPRRSSYKYDRTRTHSPQTPKSRRYDSKSP from the coding sequence ATGGCGTTCTACAGACACTCAGAAGTCGCTCGTTCCCAATTCTTCTCCACATGTCTACAGGGAACAGCCCTACGTTGGTACAACAATCTCCCATCTAGGTCGATCGACTCCTGGACTACATTGAAAACTAAATTTCAGATGAGGTTTTCAAGCAACTACAAAGGGGGCAAGATCACAGCATCTTTGATCATGATGCGTCAAAGACCTAGCGAATCCTTGAGAAGCTATTTAGGATGCTTTCGTCAAGCTATATCTGAAATAACAGACCTGGAGGAACCTTTGGCAGTAAACTATTTAGCAGCAGGCATCGATGGAAGCAAACATGGCATTCTGCTAGAAGAGCTCATTGAAAAACATCCGCAACATCTCCACGCGGCTTTCCAGATTGTCGAGCATTGGATGACGCTCCAGGAGGCTATGGGAAGCATAAGGTCTCCTCGACGCTCTAGCTACAAGTACGACAGGACAAGAACTCATAGCCCTCAGACTCCGAAGTCTCGAAGATACGATTCCAAATCTCCTTGA
- the LOC141715943 gene encoding secreted RxLR effector protein 161-like, giving the protein MSYFLGVEVKQSKDGIFMSQKKYAEQILKKFRMEECKPVSTPAEASIKLRIDSTRELVNPTLFKSLVGSLRYLTFTRPDIMYTVGLVSRYMEKPKQDHFMAAKRILRYIKGTLDHGLFYMHSQNSKFVGYSDSDYGGDLDDGKSTSGYAFHIGSAIFSWSSKKQQTVALSTCEAEYMAAAACACQAMWLGYILGELNLAKDDPVNDKMVELVHCRTEENLADIFTKPLKPDMFGKMKVKLGMQSRG; this is encoded by the exons atgtcgtactttcttggagtcgaggtAAAGCAAAGCAAAGACGGGATTTTTATGTCACAGAAAAAATATGCGGAACAGATTTTAAAGAAATTCAGAATGGAAGAATGCAAGCCAGTGAGCACGCCAGCTGAAGCAAGCATAAAGCTCAGAATTGATTCAACAAGGGAGTTGGTAAATCCGACATTGTTCAAAAGTTTGGTTGGAAGTCTGAGGTACCTAACTTTCACTCGTCCAGATATTATGTACACAGTTGGACTGGTTAGTAGGTACATGGAGAAGCCGAAGCAAGATCATTTCATGGCAGCTAAAAGAATTTTGAGGTACATAAAAGGTACACTTGATCATGGTCTGTTTTACATGcattctcaaaattcaaaatttgtTGGCTACTCAGACAGTGATTATGGCGGTGACTTGGATGACGGGAAAAGCACTTCGGGATATGCTTTTCATATCGGTTCAGCAATATTTTCATGGTCATCAAAGAAGCAACAGACAGTGGCTCTGTCAACATGTGAGGCAGAGTATATGGCAGCAGCAGCATGCGCATGTCAAGCTATGTGGCTAGGCTACATATTGGGCGAGTTAAATCTTGCCAAGGATGATCCG GTGAACGACAAAATGGTGGAATTGGTGCATTGCAGGACTGAAGAAAATTTGGCAGATATTTTTACAAAGCCGTTGAAACCAGACATGTTTGGAAAAATGAAAGTGAAACTCGGAATGCAGAGTCGg GGTTAG